The window ATGGATTAGAGATATTAAAAACTATTAGAAGTAAGGGTGTAGATACGCCAATTATAATTCTTACTGCCAAAAACCAAACAAAAGATAAAATAACAGGACTTGATTTAGGGGCGGATGATTATATTACAAAGCCTTTTGATGTTGACGAACTTCTTGCAAGAATAAGAGCCATTGGAAGAAGAGTATCCACTGAAAAAAAGGATATAGTTTTAATAGACGACTTAGAAATAGATTTAAAAAACAAAGTTGTTAAAAAAGCCGGGAAATTCGTAGAACTAACCCCAAAGCTATACTGTATTTTAGAGCAATTAGTAAGGAATAGAGGGAAAATTGTAAGCTATGAAACTCTATTAAGTAAATGCTGGGAAATAACGGAAGTACCTTCAAGGGAAACAATGAGAGCAAATATAAAAAACTTAAGAAAATTGATAGACCCAGACAAGAAAATTATAAAGACAATAGAAGGTGTTGGATATAGAATTGAATAAATTCCATTTAGACGAATTCCAAACTGTCAGAATAAAGATAACTATTTTACTTACCTTTATTATATCCTTGATTACAGTTATTCTTTCATACTCTATATATCTTTCTTACGAAAATCAAAAATTAGTTGAGATTGAAGATGATATTAAGCTAAAACTAATTCAAGTTATTGATGCTATCGATAAAGATATTTCTCAAATATTTAAATTATCTATGGAAGAAGATACTTTTATTTGTCTATACAATTTGACAGACTATCAAAAACTTTGCATAAATAACTTAAATAACTTTTACATAGAAAAAAAATCAATAAATCCAAAAAACATTAAAATTTTTGAAGGAAAGAATCAATCTGGAAGTTTGATTTTGTATGGTTATAGATACAAATCTCAAAAAGAATATTTCATAGTAATTGGCAAAGATGAAAGTTATCTTAAAAATGATTTAGAAAAGCTAAAAAAATCGATTTTTTATTCAATCGGCCTTGTAATAATGTTATCAGGCTTTTTAGCTTACTCAGTCTCAGGAAGACTTTTAGAACCAATCAAGAAAAACAAAGAAAATCTTGAAAATGTTTTGAATATAATCTCTCATGATTTAAGAACGCCAATAACTATTATCAAAACTAATTTTTATTTAATGAAAGCTAAAAATTTTCAAAATATTGAAAATAACATAAATCAGATAGAAAAAAATATTAATTATATTCAAAATATACTAACAAATATAGAAGCTTTAAAATCTGTTGATAAAAAAGAGATTGAGGAAATTAATATAAACCATCTCGTAAAAGATGTTTTAGTTAAGTTTGAAAATAAGATTCAAGAAAAAAATTTAAGGATAGTATTTTCAGAAAAAGATCAAATAAACACAAATGCCAATTACGTAGATATGGAAGTATGTTTTTCTAACTTAATCGAAAATGCGATAAAGTATAACGAAAAAAATGGAATAATAGAGGTCGAATTTGATAAATCAAAAATTAAGATCAAAAATACAGGGAAATCTATAAACAAACCTGAAAAAATATTTGAAAGATTTTACAGAGAAGACAGTGCTGGAACCATAGAAGGACTCGGTTTAGGATTATCTATAGTTAAAAAAATATGTGAAAAGTATGGTTTTAAAATAAGTTATAGCTTTAGAGATAATATGAATAATTTCATAATCAAGTTTCGATAAATAAGCCACAAATCGAGTGAGAAATCGGGAATTTCGATAATACTAAAGCCTTCAGAAGCAAAGATGCTTAAAGTAAGCTTACCTTTGCCAGTCATCACTTTATGTATGGGCAGCACATGAATTGCCCAATACCCATCAGTCTATAGCTTTCTTGCTTTTAAAATTCTATAACTGTATTTAAGATATTCCTTGGGGGTGAGAAATTAGTGGTTTTTATAGAATTAAAAAAAAGAGAGATCCTTCGGCCTCAGGATAACAGAGAAAGATTGAATGATAAGCATTAAAGGAAAGGATAACCTTGGGGTGTCATTCTGCAGCCGGTGAAGAATCTCTTGTTTTTCTTTTGAAATCAAAAAATCAAAAGAGGAGATCCTTTAGATAAGGCTCTCAGGATGACACGGGAAAGGTAAAGTTGCAAAAATTTTGGAGCACTCTTATCTTTTGGATTTTTCGCACAAGTTATGAATAAAAATTAATTTTTAAACTACCACTTTATTTCTTCCTAGCTCTTTTGCTTTGTATAGTTTTTCATCTGCTTCTTTTATTATTTCATTAATATGCTTATTTTTATCTACCTCAGCTAAGCCAAAGCTTGCAGTTAATTTTATTTCCTTACCATCGTAATGTAGCGGGTTTTCTTCAAGGTCTTTCCTAATTCTTTCTACAATTTCTGCAGCATCTTTTAACTCTGTATTTGGAAGTAAAATTAAAAATTCTTCTCCGCCGATTCTAAATACATAATCAGATTTTCTTAAATTTCTTTTTATAATATTTACAAAATGTTTTAAAGCTTCATCTCCAGCAAGATGACCAAAAGTATCATTAATTTTTTTAAAGTAATCCAAATCAGCTATGGCAAGTGTAATGGGAGCATCGGTTATTTGGGAAATTTCTAAAAGTTTTTGAATAATTGCTTCAAAACTTCTTCTATTAAAGGCTCCCGTTAAAGGGTCTATCGACATTTCTAATTTTATGAATTTTGTGTTTAAGTACAAAAATTCGTTTCCTATCCAAATTACTATATTTTGAATATTTAGAATCATAAAGTAAAGGTCCTTAAATTTTTTGTTTTTCTTATAACTTTCTGCAATTTCAATTAGATTATGAAAATCTTTATGCAGGTGTTTTAAATCTTTCATAAGATTTACTTCACTAATATAATCTTTTCCTCTTTCTTTAAGCCATATACCAAAATCGCAGTTTTCATGTGAAATATTGTTAAATACTTTGTTTTCTTCTATTGATACTAAAAAATTCTTAAAATAGCGAATATGGTGCCTAAATGGTTCTGCAAGAAGTGGATGAAGTTCTTTGGTTACTATGTACTCTTCCATAAAGTCTAATCTGCTCTTTAATAAGGATATTTCATCTTTTAAATATCCCAAGGATAGTTCATTTTCCATTTCTTCGAATAGTCTTTCTATTCTTTTTGCCTCTCTTAAATCTATAGTGTTTGGTAGGTGTGCTATAAAGTTTTTTCTCAAAAAATCAAAAATTGATATAGCTTCATTAAAAATAATTCCTAAGTTAGCAAGGTCAAAACCTAATTCCTGAAGTTGGGAAATTTTATTCTTATTTTCTAATACATCTTTTATTAAGTATTTGATTTTTAAAAATGTTTCTTTACATATTGCAGATTTAAAATTTTTCTCTGCATATGTTAAAAGTCTACCAAAAATAATATCGATCTTATCTTCTGAAAATTTAAATTCCATTTTTACACACCTAAATTAACTTTGCAAAACTTTCTACCCATTCGTAGCTTTGTATCGTAATGTCAGCTATTCTATCCTTTGGAATATTAAGTTTATTAACATATTCTTTAATTTTATTTTTATCATTCTTTTCTACAGCTATTGCTAAAGACAATAATTCTCCAAAATACCCTCTTCCTTCCTTTATATCTTTTTCTAACTCCTCGCTTAAATTTAGATGTCTTAGAATTATCGAAAGCGGAGCTTTGAAGATTCTTTCTGCAAAGGATAAAATTCCAAATAAAAACGCTGTTTCAGCTATGTTTATATCATTATTCATTTCTTTACTTAATAATTCCATAAATTTTCCTCTGAAAAGTGCAGCTTTTACTACCTCCCTATCTGTATCTTTATTAGATACTGACATCATAGATATTAACATTAACCAATTTATAAGGTTTTTCTTTCCCAAATATGTAACTGCTCTATTGACTGATGTTATAGGGTTTCTTAGATAAAAAAATGAAGAGTTTACATATTTCAATAATGCTACACTTATTTCAGGATTAGCTTTAATTGCTTCTGCAATTTCATTTAAATCATCTTCTTCATGAACATACTTAATTATTTTTAAAGTATCTAATTTGTTAAAAATATCAGTATCCGACTCTAATTTTTCCGGTTCTTTAAAAAACTCTCCTTCAAATAGTTCAAATCCAAGGTCTTTTGCTTTATTAAAATCATAAAAACTATCTACATTATTGGCTATCATTGTAAATGGAAGTTGACGTAAATTATGAATTAGATTTATTTTTTCATCAGATAGGGCAGAAACATCAATAAATACAAAGTTAAACAAACCTGAAAAAGATATTAAAAAATCAATATCACTATCTTCTAAACTATTTAAATCTATTGCAAATCTATATCCATCATTTTTGTATTCTTTAACTTTTTCTTGAACATTTTTGGATTTAAGATTTGTATAATCAATCGTAATAGTAAATATCTCTTTTGGTATTAAATTTAAAAACTCTGTAAATATTAAGATATCTGAAGTTACTTTTATAAAGGCCTCTTTTCCGGACAAAATTGATACAACATCTATATCCGAGATTAACGAATATAATTTTTTAACCGTTTGGTGAAAATCCTCATTTTCATAATCATACTTTATTTCATATGCAACTAAATTTTGACTTTTATCAAATATGGGAGCTTTACATAAGTATATGTTTTCCATATCTTCCCTCCTATATTTACGCCTCTATTTTTTCTTTGACAGAAACTATCTCTTCTTTATACTTCATACTTTTTGGATATAAATATTTTGCCATAAGAATGGAAATTTCATAAAATAATATCAAAGGTATGGCAAGCATCAATTGGCTGATTGCATCCGGTGTAGGTGTAATTATTGCTGCAATAATAAAAGCTAAAACTATAAAATAAGGACGAGACTTCATCAAAAATTCCGGAGTTACTAATCCTAGTCTTGCTAATAAAGATAATATAACCGGCAGTTCAAAAGTTAATCCGAAAGCTAAAATCATTCTAAGGACAAAAGATATATATTCCTTAACTGAAAAGATAGCTTCTGCTCCAAGTTGGATATTGCCAAAGTTAATAAAAAATCCAATTGCGACAGGTAGGACCAAATAAAATGAAAACAAACAGCCTATAATAAAAAATAGCGTAGTAAAAATAACAAAAGGAAAAACAAGTTTTTTTTCATGTTCATACAATGCAGGTTCTATAAATTTCCAAATTTGATAAAAAACGAAGGGAGAAACTAAAATAAATCCTGCAAGAAATGAAATTTTAAATGCAGTAAAAA of the Sulfurihydrogenibium sp. genome contains:
- a CDS encoding sensor domain-containing diguanylate cyclase, giving the protein MEFKFSEDKIDIIFGRLLTYAEKNFKSAICKETFLKIKYLIKDVLENKNKISQLQELGFDLANLGIIFNEAISIFDFLRKNFIAHLPNTIDLREAKRIERLFEEMENELSLGYLKDEISLLKSRLDFMEEYIVTKELHPLLAEPFRHHIRYFKNFLVSIEENKVFNNISHENCDFGIWLKERGKDYISEVNLMKDLKHLHKDFHNLIEIAESYKKNKKFKDLYFMILNIQNIVIWIGNEFLYLNTKFIKLEMSIDPLTGAFNRRSFEAIIQKLLEISQITDAPITLAIADLDYFKKINDTFGHLAGDEALKHFVNIIKRNLRKSDYVFRIGGEEFLILLPNTELKDAAEIVERIRKDLEENPLHYDGKEIKLTASFGLAEVDKNKHINEIIKEADEKLYKAKELGRNKVVV
- a CDS encoding HDOD domain-containing protein; translated protein: MENIYLCKAPIFDKSQNLVAYEIKYDYENEDFHQTVKKLYSLISDIDVVSILSGKEAFIKVTSDILIFTEFLNLIPKEIFTITIDYTNLKSKNVQEKVKEYKNDGYRFAIDLNSLEDSDIDFLISFSGLFNFVFIDVSALSDEKINLIHNLRQLPFTMIANNVDSFYDFNKAKDLGFELFEGEFFKEPEKLESDTDIFNKLDTLKIIKYVHEEDDLNEIAEAIKANPEISVALLKYVNSSFFYLRNPITSVNRAVTYLGKKNLINWLMLISMMSVSNKDTDREVVKAALFRGKFMELLSKEMNNDINIAETAFLFGILSFAERIFKAPLSIILRHLNLSEELEKDIKEGRGYFGELLSLAIAVEKNDKNKIKEYVNKLNIPKDRIADITIQSYEWVESFAKLI
- a CDS encoding HAMP domain-containing sensor histidine kinase, whose amino-acid sequence is MDIELNKFHLDEFQTVRIKITILLTFIISLITVILSYSIYLSYENQKLVEIEDDIKLKLIQVIDAIDKDISQIFKLSMEEDTFICLYNLTDYQKLCINNLNNFYIEKKSINPKNIKIFEGKNQSGSLILYGYRYKSQKEYFIVIGKDESYLKNDLEKLKKSIFYSIGLVIMLSGFLAYSVSGRLLEPIKKNKENLENVLNIISHDLRTPITIIKTNFYLMKAKNFQNIENNINQIEKNINYIQNILTNIEALKSVDKKEIEEININHLVKDVLVKFENKIQEKNLRIVFSEKDQINTNANYVDMEVCFSNLIENAIKYNEKNGIIEVEFDKSKIKIKNTGKSINKPEKIFERFYREDSAGTIEGLGLGLSIVKKICEKYGFKISYSFRDNMNNFIIKFR
- a CDS encoding response regulator transcription factor; the encoded protein is MKILLIEDNLDLNNTIREVLELNGYIVDSAFDGEEALNFIENSSYDVIILDLMLPDINGLEILKTIRSKGVDTPIIILTAKNQTKDKITGLDLGADDYITKPFDVDELLARIRAIGRRVSTEKKDIVLIDDLEIDLKNKVVKKAGKFVELTPKLYCILEQLVRNRGKIVSYETLLSKCWEITEVPSRETMRANIKNLRKLIDPDKKIIKTIEGVGYRIE
- the tatC gene encoding twin-arginine translocase subunit TatC — protein: MDNQLPEAPLTEHLAELRTRLIRIVLAVIIGTVVAFTKANYLFEILKMPLLKVNPNLKLYFLSPTEPFFTAFKISFLAGFILVSPFVFYQIWKFIEPALYEHEKKLVFPFVIFTTLFFIIGCLFSFYLVLPVAIGFFINFGNIQLGAEAIFSVKEYISFVLRMILAFGLTFELPVILSLLARLGLVTPEFLMKSRPYFIVLAFIIAAIITPTPDAISQLMLAIPLILFYEISILMAKYLYPKSMKYKEEIVSVKEKIEA